Proteins encoded by one window of Streptomyces clavuligerus:
- a CDS encoding PucR family transcriptional regulator gives MPPTLASLVQHSALRLTVRAGQGRLATPVRWAHVSELADPVPYLEGGELLLVTAATLEARDPGAMRRYVRRLADAGVVGLGFAIGVHYDDIPDALVTAATEADFPLLAVPRRTPFLAISKAVSAAIAADQYRAVTAGFEAQRELTRAALAGGPAAVVARLAAHVDGWAAVYDGSGAVTAAAPEWAARRAARLTAEVKRLRERPAPMSAVVAETGDDRVELQSLGSGRQVRGVLAVGTAAPLGTAERYAVHSAVALLTLTGERSRSLHDAERRLGAAVLGMLLSGEPDHARTAAGDLWGSLLDAPFRLLIAEAAGPAGADPTAPRPLRELADALEAAADRAGEPLLTVAEGGDRLVVLAVDGGAVLTERLAAVRGADEPGTVLGLSAPAGPSGAAGAYQQAEQALSVARRRGTALVEHQELATGSILPLLADDAVRAFAQGMLRDLYEHDATGRGDLVASLRAWLSRHGQWDAAAADLGVHRHTLRYRMRRVEEILGRSLDDPDVRMELWLALKTTPAPAPSRRVPPANP, from the coding sequence ATGCCGCCCACCCTCGCCTCCCTCGTCCAGCACTCGGCGCTCCGGCTGACCGTCCGCGCCGGTCAAGGACGGCTGGCGACCCCCGTGCGCTGGGCGCACGTCAGCGAGCTGGCCGACCCCGTCCCCTATCTGGAGGGCGGCGAGCTGCTGCTCGTCACCGCGGCCACCCTGGAGGCCCGGGACCCCGGGGCCATGCGCCGCTATGTGCGCCGCCTCGCCGACGCGGGCGTCGTCGGCCTCGGCTTCGCGATCGGCGTCCACTACGACGACATCCCCGACGCGCTCGTCACCGCCGCCACGGAGGCCGACTTCCCGCTGCTCGCGGTGCCCCGCAGAACCCCGTTCCTGGCCATCAGCAAGGCCGTGTCGGCGGCCATCGCGGCCGACCAGTACCGCGCCGTCACCGCCGGTTTCGAGGCGCAGCGGGAACTGACCCGGGCGGCGCTGGCGGGTGGCCCCGCGGCGGTCGTCGCCCGTCTCGCCGCCCATGTCGACGGCTGGGCGGCGGTGTACGACGGCTCCGGCGCCGTCACCGCCGCCGCGCCCGAGTGGGCGGCCCGCCGCGCGGCCCGGCTCACCGCCGAGGTGAAACGGCTGCGGGAGCGCCCGGCCCCGATGAGCGCCGTGGTCGCGGAGACCGGGGACGACCGCGTCGAACTCCAGTCGCTGGGCAGCGGACGCCAGGTGCGCGGCGTGCTCGCGGTCGGCACCGCGGCACCGCTCGGCACGGCGGAGCGGTACGCCGTGCACTCCGCCGTCGCCCTGCTCACCCTGACCGGTGAGCGCTCCCGCTCCCTCCACGACGCCGAGCGGCGGCTCGGCGCTGCCGTGCTCGGCATGCTGCTCTCCGGGGAGCCCGACCACGCCCGCACCGCGGCGGGGGACCTGTGGGGCAGCCTGCTCGACGCGCCGTTCCGGCTGTTGATCGCCGAAGCGGCGGGCCCCGCGGGCGCCGACCCCACCGCGCCCCGCCCACTGCGGGAACTCGCCGACGCGCTGGAGGCCGCGGCCGACCGCGCGGGCGAACCCCTGCTCACCGTGGCGGAGGGCGGGGACCGGCTCGTGGTGCTCGCCGTCGACGGGGGAGCGGTGCTCACCGAGCGGCTCGCCGCCGTCCGGGGGGCCGACGAGCCGGGCACGGTGCTCGGACTCTCCGCCCCCGCCGGGCCGAGCGGCGCGGCCGGCGCCTACCAGCAGGCCGAACAGGCCCTGTCCGTGGCCCGCCGCCGGGGTACCGCCCTGGTCGAGCACCAGGAGCTGGCCACCGGCTCGATCCTGCCGCTGCTCGCCGACGACGCCGTCCGCGCCTTCGCGCAGGGGATGCTCAGGGATCTGTACGAGCACGACGCGACCGGCCGCGGCGATCTCGTGGCCTCCCTGCGCGCCTGGCTCTCCCGCCACGGCCAGTGGGACGCGGCGGCGGCCGACCTCGGGGTCCACCGGCACACCCTGCGCTACCGCATGCGCCGGGTGGAGGAGATCCTCGGCCGCTCCCTCGACGACCCGGACGTCCGGATGGAGCTGTGGCTCGCCCTCAAGACCACCCCGGCCCCGGCACCGTCGCGACGGGTCCCCCCTGCCAATCCGTAG
- the dxr gene encoding 1-deoxy-D-xylulose-5-phosphate reductoisomerase: protein MSDSPSPLADPHIAFDPTGGRRDIVVLGATGSIGTQAIDLVLRNPDRFRVTALSAAGGRVELLAEQARRLRVRTVAVARADAVPALREALSAQYGSEPLPEILAGPDAAAELAASECHTVLNGITGSIGLRPTLAALAAGRTLALANKESLIVGGPLVKEVARPGQIIPVDSEHTAIFQALAAGVRADVRKLVVTASGGPFRGRSRAELAGVTPADALAHPTWAMGPVITVNSATLVNKGLEVIEAHLLYDVPFDRIEVVVHPQSYVHSMVEFLDGSTLAQATPPDMTGSIAVGIGWPERVPDAAPAFDWTKASTWEFLPLDSEAFPSVGLARQVGAAGGTAPAVFNAANEECVDAFLAGRLPFNGIMDTVTEVVAEHGTPARGTGLSVADVLEAESWARTRARELAAKATAEARA, encoded by the coding sequence ATGAGCGACAGCCCATCCCCCCTCGCCGACCCGCATATCGCCTTCGACCCGACCGGAGGGCGCCGGGACATCGTCGTCCTCGGCGCCACCGGGTCGATCGGCACCCAGGCCATCGACCTCGTCCTGCGCAACCCCGACCGCTTCCGGGTCACCGCGCTCTCCGCCGCGGGCGGCCGGGTGGAGCTCCTGGCCGAGCAGGCCCGGCGGCTGCGGGTGCGGACGGTCGCCGTGGCCCGTGCGGACGCCGTACCGGCGCTGCGGGAGGCGCTGTCCGCGCAGTACGGGAGCGAGCCGCTGCCCGAGATCCTCGCGGGCCCGGACGCCGCCGCCGAGCTGGCCGCCTCCGAGTGCCACACCGTGCTCAACGGCATCACCGGCTCCATCGGTCTGCGGCCCACCCTCGCGGCGCTCGCGGCGGGCCGCACCCTCGCCCTCGCCAACAAGGAGTCGCTCATCGTCGGCGGTCCGCTGGTGAAGGAGGTGGCCCGGCCCGGTCAGATCATCCCGGTGGACTCCGAGCACACCGCCATCTTCCAGGCGCTGGCCGCCGGGGTCCGGGCCGATGTGCGCAAGCTGGTCGTCACCGCGTCCGGCGGGCCGTTCCGCGGCCGGAGCAGGGCCGAGCTGGCCGGTGTCACCCCCGCCGACGCCCTCGCCCACCCCACCTGGGCCATGGGCCCGGTGATCACGGTCAACAGCGCCACCCTGGTCAACAAGGGCCTGGAGGTCATCGAGGCGCACCTCCTCTACGACGTGCCCTTCGACCGGATCGAGGTCGTGGTGCACCCGCAGTCCTATGTCCACTCCATGGTGGAGTTCCTGGACGGCTCCACCCTCGCCCAGGCCACCCCGCCGGACATGACGGGCTCCATCGCGGTCGGCATCGGCTGGCCCGAGCGGGTGCCGGACGCCGCCCCGGCCTTCGACTGGACCAAGGCGTCCACCTGGGAGTTCCTGCCCCTCGACAGCGAGGCGTTCCCCTCCGTCGGGCTCGCCCGGCAGGTCGGCGCGGCGGGCGGCACGGCCCCGGCGGTGTTCAACGCCGCCAACGAGGAGTGCGTCGACGCGTTCCTCGCCGGACGGCTGCCGTTCAACGGGATCATGGACACGGTCACCGAGGTGGTCGCCGAGCACGGCACGCCCGCCCGCGGAACCGGCCTCTCGGTGGCCGACGTCCTGGAGGCGGAGAGCTGGGCCCGTACCCGGGCCCGGGAACTGGCGGCGAAGGCCACAGCGGAGGCGCGCGCATGA
- the ispG gene encoding flavodoxin-dependent (E)-4-hydroxy-3-methylbut-2-enyl-diphosphate synthase has translation MTAISLGMPSVPTKLADRRVSRKIQVGSVAVGGDAPVSVQSMTTTRTSDIGATLQQIAELTASGCQIVRVACPTQDDADALATIARKSQIPVIADIHFQPKYVFAAIDAGCAAVRVNPGNIKQFDDKVKEIAKAASASGTPIRIGVNAGSLDARLLKKYGKATPEALVESALWEASLFEEHGFQDIKISVKHNDPVVMVNAYRQLAAQCDYPLHLGVTEAGPAFQGTIKSAVAFGALLSEGIGDTIRVSLSAPPAEEVKVGIQILESLNLRQRRLEIVSCPSCGRAQVDVYKLADEVTAGLEGMEVPLRVAVMGCVVNGPGEAREADLGVASGNGKGQIFVKGEVIKTVPEAKIVETLIEEAMKIAEEMEKAGVMSGEPQVSIG, from the coding sequence ATGACCGCGATTTCTCTCGGTATGCCTTCCGTTCCGACCAAGCTCGCCGACCGGCGGGTCAGCCGGAAGATCCAGGTAGGGTCGGTGGCGGTGGGAGGTGACGCGCCCGTATCCGTCCAGTCGATGACCACGACCAGGACGTCCGACATCGGCGCGACCCTCCAGCAGATCGCCGAGCTGACCGCGTCCGGCTGCCAGATCGTCCGGGTCGCCTGCCCCACCCAGGACGACGCGGACGCGCTCGCCACCATCGCGCGCAAGTCGCAGATCCCGGTGATCGCGGACATCCACTTCCAGCCCAAGTACGTCTTCGCCGCCATCGACGCGGGCTGCGCGGCCGTCCGGGTCAACCCGGGCAACATCAAGCAGTTCGACGACAAGGTCAAGGAGATCGCGAAGGCGGCCTCCGCCTCCGGCACCCCCATCCGGATCGGCGTCAACGCCGGATCGCTCGACGCGCGGCTGCTGAAGAAGTACGGCAAGGCCACCCCCGAGGCCCTGGTCGAGTCCGCCCTGTGGGAGGCGTCCCTCTTCGAGGAGCACGGCTTCCAGGACATCAAGATCTCGGTCAAGCACAACGACCCCGTCGTGATGGTCAACGCCTACCGGCAGCTCGCCGCGCAGTGCGACTACCCCCTCCACCTCGGCGTCACCGAGGCCGGGCCCGCCTTCCAGGGCACCATCAAGTCCGCCGTCGCCTTCGGCGCGCTGCTGAGCGAGGGCATCGGCGACACCATCCGGGTCTCCCTCTCCGCCCCGCCCGCCGAAGAGGTCAAGGTCGGCATCCAGATCCTGGAGTCCCTGAACCTGCGCCAGCGGCGTCTGGAGATCGTCTCCTGCCCGTCCTGCGGCCGGGCCCAGGTCGACGTCTACAAGCTCGCCGACGAGGTCACCGCCGGTCTGGAGGGCATGGAGGTCCCGCTCCGGGTCGCCGTCATGGGCTGTGTCGTCAACGGCCCCGGCGAGGCCCGCGAGGCCGACCTCGGCGTCGCCTCCGGCAACGGCAAGGGCCAGATCTTCGTCAAGGGCGAGGTCATCAAGACCGTCCCCGAGGCGAAGATCGTGGAGACCCTGATCGAAGAGGCGATGAAGATCGCCGAAGAGATGGAGAAGGCCGGAGTGATGTCCGGTGAGCCCCAGGTCAGCATCGGCTGA
- a CDS encoding aldehyde dehydrogenase family protein encodes MTSTHAFWLAGRQATGETSFDVTNSWDGRLVGTVSVPTPEQVEEAVAAAHAVRDEFAATPAHIRAAALDHVSRRLAERTEEIAALISAENGKPIKWARGEVGRAVSVFRFAAEEARRFNGGEAQRLDTDAGGTGRLALTRRIPRGTVLGIAPFNFPLNLSAHKVAPAIAVGAPIILKPAPATPISSLILGELLAETDLPAGSWSVLTVPNDRMPALVQDERLPVISFTGSGPVGYAIMDSVPRKHCTLELGGNGAAVVLGDWNSEQDLDWAASRIATFSNYQGGQSCISVQRVIADTSVYDRLLPKIVAAVEAQVTGDPSDAATDVGPLVSEDAARRVESWVDEAVAAGAALLTGGVREGATYAPTVLTDLPAGTTLACEEVFGPVLTVSRVDGEAEAFAAVNDSVYGLQAGVFTHDVRTAFRAHRALEVGGVIIGDVPSYRADQMPYGGAKQSGTGREGVAYAMDDYTYERVLVLTGLAL; translated from the coding sequence ATGACTTCCACCCACGCCTTCTGGCTGGCCGGCCGCCAGGCCACCGGCGAGACCTCCTTCGACGTCACCAACTCGTGGGACGGGCGTCTCGTCGGCACGGTCTCCGTCCCGACCCCCGAGCAGGTCGAGGAGGCCGTCGCCGCCGCCCACGCGGTACGGGACGAGTTCGCGGCGACGCCCGCGCACATCCGCGCCGCCGCCCTCGACCATGTCTCCCGGCGGCTCGCCGAGCGCACCGAGGAGATCGCCGCGCTGATCTCCGCCGAGAACGGCAAGCCCATCAAGTGGGCCCGGGGCGAGGTCGGCCGCGCCGTGTCCGTCTTCCGGTTCGCCGCGGAGGAGGCCCGCCGCTTCAACGGCGGCGAGGCCCAGCGCCTGGACACCGACGCGGGCGGCACCGGACGGCTCGCGCTGACCCGCCGCATCCCCCGGGGCACGGTCCTCGGCATCGCGCCGTTCAACTTCCCGCTGAACCTCAGCGCCCACAAGGTCGCCCCCGCCATCGCCGTGGGCGCCCCGATCATCCTCAAGCCCGCCCCGGCCACCCCGATCTCCTCGCTGATCCTCGGCGAGCTGCTGGCCGAGACGGACCTCCCGGCCGGTTCCTGGTCGGTGCTGACCGTCCCCAACGACCGGATGCCCGCCCTGGTCCAGGACGAGCGGCTGCCGGTGATCTCCTTCACCGGCTCGGGCCCCGTCGGTTACGCGATCATGGACTCGGTGCCGCGCAAGCACTGCACCCTGGAGCTGGGCGGCAACGGCGCGGCCGTCGTCCTCGGCGACTGGAACAGCGAGCAGGACCTGGACTGGGCGGCGAGCCGCATCGCCACCTTCTCCAACTACCAGGGCGGCCAGTCCTGCATCTCGGTCCAGCGGGTCATCGCCGACACCTCGGTGTACGACCGGCTGCTGCCGAAGATCGTCGCCGCCGTCGAGGCCCAGGTCACCGGCGACCCCTCGGACGCCGCGACCGACGTCGGCCCGCTGGTCAGCGAGGACGCCGCCCGGCGCGTCGAGTCCTGGGTGGACGAGGCCGTCGCCGCCGGTGCCGCGCTGCTCACCGGCGGGGTGCGCGAGGGCGCCACCTACGCCCCGACCGTCCTCACCGACCTCCCCGCCGGGACCACCCTCGCCTGCGAGGAGGTCTTCGGCCCCGTCCTCACCGTCAGCCGGGTGGACGGCGAGGCCGAGGCGTTCGCGGCGGTCAACGACTCCGTGTACGGACTCCAGGCCGGTGTCTTCACCCACGACGTCCGGACCGCGTTCCGGGCCCACCGCGCCCTGGAGGTCGGCGGCGTGATCATCGGCGACGTCCCCTCGTACCGCGCCGACCAGATGCCGTACGGCGGGGCCAAGCAGTCCGGCACGGGCCGCGAGGGTGTCGCGTACGCGATGGACGACTACACCTACGAGCGGGTGCTGGTGCTCACCGGCCTCGCCCTGTGA
- a CDS encoding acyl-CoA dehydrogenase family protein produces MTAPLEKEPRPKVGERESRQVAEAARERDWRKPSFAKELFLGRFRLDLIHPHPLPAVDDRRRGEEFLTRLRAFCETRIDGARVEREAKIPDEVIEGLRELGAFGMKTDVAYGGLGLTQVYYNKALALVGSASPAIGALLSAHQSIGVPQPLKLFGTQEQKDTFLPRLARGDISAFLLTEPDVGSDPARLATTAVPDGDDYLLDGVKLWTTNGVVADLLVVMARVPRSEGHRGGITAFVVEAASEGVTVEHRNAFMGLRGLENGVTRFHRVRVPAAHRIGPEGAGLKIALTTLNTGRLSLPAMCVGAGKWCLKIAREWTAVREQWGKPVARHEAVGTKISFIAATTFALEAVLDLCSQMADEDRNDIRIEAAIAKLYGSEMAWRMADELVQIRGGRGYETADSLAARGERAVPAEQMLRDLRINRIFEGSTEIMHLLIAREAVDAHLTVAGDLIDPDKNLGDKARAGAAAGAYYARWLPKLVTGAGRVPGAYGEFHPSGHADLSVHLRYVERASRKLARSTFYAMSRWQGRMEGKQAFLGRIVDIGAELFAMSAACVRAELLRGGGGRGREAYQLADVFCRQARLRADELFDRLWSNTDDIDRRVVDGVLAGRYTWLEEGIVDPSGDGPWIAETEPGPSVLPNVHRPVHPDR; encoded by the coding sequence ATGACCGCACCACTGGAGAAGGAACCCCGTCCCAAGGTCGGCGAACGTGAGTCCCGGCAGGTCGCCGAGGCCGCGCGGGAGCGGGACTGGCGCAAGCCCAGCTTCGCCAAGGAGCTGTTCCTCGGGCGCTTCCGGCTCGATCTCATCCACCCCCACCCGCTGCCCGCCGTCGACGACAGGCGCCGGGGCGAGGAGTTCCTCACCCGGCTGCGCGCGTTCTGCGAGACCCGGATCGACGGCGCCCGCGTCGAACGCGAGGCGAAGATCCCCGACGAGGTGATCGAGGGACTGCGGGAGCTGGGCGCCTTCGGCATGAAGACCGATGTCGCGTACGGCGGACTCGGCCTCACCCAGGTGTACTACAACAAGGCGCTGGCCCTGGTGGGCTCCGCGAGCCCGGCGATCGGCGCGCTGCTCTCCGCGCACCAGTCGATCGGGGTGCCGCAGCCGCTGAAGCTGTTCGGCACCCAGGAGCAGAAGGACACCTTTCTGCCCCGGCTCGCCCGGGGCGACATCTCCGCGTTCCTCCTCACCGAGCCCGACGTCGGCTCCGACCCGGCCCGGCTGGCCACCACCGCCGTCCCCGACGGGGACGACTACCTCCTCGACGGCGTCAAGCTGTGGACGACCAACGGCGTCGTCGCCGATCTGCTGGTCGTGATGGCCCGCGTGCCCCGCTCCGAGGGCCACCGGGGCGGTATCACCGCCTTTGTGGTGGAGGCCGCGAGCGAGGGCGTCACCGTCGAGCACCGCAACGCCTTCATGGGCCTGCGCGGCCTGGAGAACGGCGTCACCCGCTTCCACCGGGTCCGGGTCCCGGCCGCCCACCGCATCGGCCCCGAGGGCGCCGGTCTGAAGATCGCCCTGACCACCCTCAACACCGGCCGGCTCTCGCTGCCCGCGATGTGCGTCGGCGCGGGCAAGTGGTGTCTGAAGATCGCCCGCGAGTGGACCGCCGTCCGTGAGCAGTGGGGCAAGCCCGTCGCCCGCCACGAGGCCGTCGGTACGAAGATCTCCTTCATCGCCGCCACCACCTTCGCCCTGGAGGCCGTCCTCGACCTCTGCTCCCAGATGGCGGACGAGGACCGCAACGACATCCGGATCGAGGCGGCCATCGCCAAGCTCTACGGCTCCGAGATGGCCTGGCGGATGGCCGACGAGCTGGTGCAGATCCGCGGCGGCCGGGGGTACGAGACGGCCGACTCGCTGGCGGCGCGGGGCGAGCGCGCCGTACCGGCCGAGCAGATGCTGCGGGACCTGCGCATCAACCGCATCTTCGAGGGCTCCACCGAGATCATGCATCTGCTGATCGCCCGGGAGGCCGTCGACGCCCATCTCACCGTCGCGGGCGATCTGATCGACCCCGACAAGAACCTCGGGGACAAGGCGCGCGCGGGCGCGGCGGCCGGCGCCTACTACGCCCGGTGGCTCCCCAAGCTGGTCACCGGAGCGGGCCGGGTCCCCGGCGCGTACGGGGAGTTCCACCCCTCGGGCCACGCCGACCTCTCCGTCCATCTGCGCTACGTCGAACGCGCCTCCCGCAAACTCGCCCGTTCCACCTTCTACGCCATGTCCCGCTGGCAGGGCCGGATGGAGGGGAAACAGGCGTTTCTCGGCCGGATCGTCGACATCGGCGCGGAGCTGTTCGCGATGAGCGCCGCCTGTGTCCGCGCGGAGCTGCTGCGCGGCGGCGGGGGCCGCGGCCGGGAGGCGTACCAGCTCGCCGATGTCTTCTGCCGCCAGGCCAGGCTGCGGGCCGACGAGCTGTTCGACCGGCTCTGGTCCAACACCGACGACATCGACCGCAGGGTGGTGGACGGGGTGCTCGCGGGCCGGTACACCTGGCTGGAGGAGGGGATCGTCGACCCCAGCGGGGACGGCCCCTGGATCGCGGAGACCGAACCGGGCCCCTCCGTCCTCCCGAACGTCCACCGCCCCGTCCACCCGGACCGCTGA
- a CDS encoding M50 family metallopeptidase: MTMLLTVLGIVLFAVGLLFSIAWHELGHLSTAKLFGIRVPQYMVGFGPTLWSRRRGETEYGIKAIPMGGYIRMIGMFPPGQDGRIEARSTSPWRGMIEDARTAAYEELQPGDEKRLFYTRAPWKRVIVMFAGPFMNLVLAVALFLGIAMTFGFATQTTTVAGVPKCTIDQREQRDTCAKTDPVSPAHAAGLRAGDRIVAFNGEKISGWPELSERIRETIGPATLTIERGGTERDLRATLVENEVVKKDADGEVVPGEYVPAGYLGFVARTEILPLSFTDSVDRMGGMIENGVESIIALPAKVPDLWDAAFGDGERKEDSPVGVVGAARISGEVMNLDMPTQNIVASFLMLLAGFNLSLFLFNMLPLLPLDGGHIAGALWESVRRRTARLLKRPDPGPFDVAKLMPVAYVVAGIFICFTLLVLVADIVNPVKIS, encoded by the coding sequence ATGACGATGTTGTTGACGGTTCTCGGCATCGTGCTGTTCGCCGTCGGCCTGCTGTTCTCCATCGCCTGGCACGAGCTGGGGCATCTGTCGACCGCCAAGCTCTTCGGCATCCGGGTGCCCCAGTACATGGTCGGCTTCGGCCCGACCCTGTGGTCCCGGCGCAGGGGCGAGACCGAGTACGGCATCAAGGCCATCCCCATGGGTGGCTACATCCGCATGATCGGGATGTTCCCGCCCGGCCAGGACGGACGGATAGAGGCCCGCTCCACCTCGCCCTGGCGCGGGATGATCGAGGACGCCCGCACCGCCGCCTACGAGGAGCTCCAGCCCGGGGACGAGAAGCGGCTCTTCTACACCCGCGCGCCCTGGAAGCGCGTGATCGTGATGTTCGCCGGGCCGTTCATGAATCTGGTCCTCGCCGTCGCGCTTTTCCTCGGCATCGCGATGACCTTCGGCTTCGCCACCCAGACCACCACGGTCGCGGGCGTGCCCAAGTGCACCATCGACCAGCGCGAACAGCGCGACACCTGCGCGAAGACCGACCCGGTCTCCCCCGCCCACGCCGCCGGGCTCCGGGCCGGCGACCGGATTGTCGCGTTCAACGGGGAGAAGATCTCCGGCTGGCCGGAACTGTCCGAACGAATCCGCGAAACCATCGGTCCCGCGACCCTCACGATCGAACGCGGCGGCACCGAACGCGACCTTCGCGCCACTCTTGTGGAGAACGAGGTCGTCAAGAAGGACGCCGACGGCGAGGTCGTCCCCGGTGAGTACGTACCGGCCGGATATCTCGGCTTCGTCGCCAGGACGGAGATTCTTCCGCTCTCCTTCACGGACTCCGTCGACCGTATGGGCGGCATGATCGAGAACGGTGTGGAGTCGATCATCGCGCTCCCCGCCAAGGTTCCCGACCTGTGGGACGCGGCCTTCGGCGACGGGGAGCGCAAGGAGGACTCGCCCGTGGGCGTCGTCGGCGCCGCCCGTATCAGCGGCGAGGTCATGAACCTCGACATGCCCACGCAGAACATCGTCGCCAGCTTCCTCATGCTCCTCGCGGGCTTCAATCTCTCCCTCTTCCTCTTCAATATGCTGCCGTTGCTCCCCCTGGACGGCGGGCATATCGCGGGCGCGCTGTGGGAGTCCGTACGCCGCAGGACGGCCCGGCTGCTGAAGCGGCCCGACCCCGGTCCGTTCGACGTGGCGAAGCTGATGCCCGTCGCCTATGTCGTGGCCGGAATCTTTATCTGCTTTACCCTGCTGGTGCTGGTTGCGGACATTGTGAATCCAGTCAAGATCAGCTGA